AGGTTTCGATCTTGCTTCTGACCATCTTCCCCGCATTATCGTCACCGAACTGCACCCCGATGCCCGGGGTACGGTTACCCTGGGCGGCCTTGGGCGTCAGCCAGACGATGCGCCCGGAAAATGGGATCTTCTCTTTTTCCTCCATGAGGGTCAAGAGCACGA
The sequence above is a segment of the Gammaproteobacteria bacterium genome. Coding sequences within it:
- a CDS encoding pilus assembly protein PilZ, encoding VLLTLMEEKEKIPFSGRIVWLTPKAAQGNRTPGIGVQFGDDNAGKMVRSKIETYLAGALKSERHTQTM